Proteins found in one Elgaria multicarinata webbii isolate HBS135686 ecotype San Diego chromosome 12, rElgMul1.1.pri, whole genome shotgun sequence genomic segment:
- the LSM1 gene encoding U6 snRNA-associated Sm-like protein LSm1, producing MNYMPGTASLIQDIDKKHLVLLRDGRTLIGYLRSIDQFANLVLHQTVERIHVGKKYGDIPRGIFVVRGENVVLLGEIDLEKESDTPLQQVSIEEILEVQRVEQQAKQESEKLKVQALKERGLAIPRADTLDEY from the exons ATGAATTATATGCCGGGGACGGCCAGCCTCATCCAGGACATCGACA AGAAACACTTGGTTCTTCTACGAGATGGCAGGACACTAATTGGATATTTGCGCAGCATTGATCAGTTTG CAAATTTGGTGTTGCACCAGACAGTGGAGCGCATTCATGTAGGCAAGAAATACGGCGACATCCCTCGTGGCATCTTTGTGGTGAGAGGTGAAAACGTCGTACTCCTGGGGGAAATT GACCTGGAAAAAGAAAGCGACACTCCTTTGCAGCAAGTGTCTATTGAGGAGATCCTGGAAGTGCAACGGGTCGAGCAGCAAGCCAAGCAGGAGTCGGAGAAGCTAAAAGTGCAAGCGCTGAAGGAGCGGGGCCTCGCCATCCCACGGGCCGATACTCTCGACGAATACTAG